ATTCCACCTTCATTAATTGACAAATTTTCATCTACAATTAATTTATTCTCATCCACTTCCAGCCTTGAACCAAGTCCATTACAAACTTCACAGGCTCCATAAGGTGCATTAAATGAAAACAGTCTTGGCACAACATCAGGAAAAATCACATCAGGATGATTTGGGCAGGAAAAATTTTCACTATATTTGTTGTCTTCCCCATTCACATTTGCAATAATTTTTCCATTAGAAAGCTCACTCGCTGTTTCAATAGCTTCTGTAATTCTACTTAAAAATTCCTTGTCATCTTTTTTTACAACAAGTCTATCTACAACAACATCAATATTATGTCTTTTATTCTTATCTAAGTCAATTGCGTCATTTAAATCCAAAATATCTCCATTTACCCGAACTCTCTGAAATCCTTTTTTCTGCAAATTCAAGAACAAATTTTTATGAGTCCCTTTTTTATCAATAACAACAGGCGATAACACTATCAATTTGTCCTTTTCATTCCGTCCATTCACAAGATTATCTACAATTTCCTGAATCGACTGCTTTTCCACCTTCTGATGGCAAATAGGACAATGCGCCTCTCCAATATGTGCCCATAAAAGCCTCATATAATCATAAATTTCCGTAGTTGTCCCAACAGTCGAACGTGGATTCTTAGAAACACTTTTCTGCTCAATCGAAATCGCAGGCGAAAGCCCCTCAATGCTATCCAATTCAGGCTTCTGCATTTGACCAATAAACATTCTCGCATAAGCCGACAAACTCTCCACATACCTTCTCTGCCCTTCCGAATAAATCGTATCAAACGCAAGCGAAGATTTCCCACTCCCTGAAACCCCTGTAATTACCACAAGCTCATTCTTAGGAATTTCAATATCAATATTCTTCAAATTATGTTCTCTTGCTCCAATAATTTTTATCTTGTTGTCTTTCATTTTCTTCAATGTTCCTCTCTCCTAAAATTCCCCTCAATAAACCAATTCCATTTTATTTTTTTATTTTAAATTTAAATTTTTACTTTTAAAGTTTATGAAATAATTAATAAGTATTTTCTATAATGTTTAAATTTTTTCTTTATTTATTTTAGTTAGATTACTTTTTATAATTAAATTAAAATTGTCGTGATTTTTTTGGAATGAAAATGATTGTTTGAGCGAAGTTTTACGTAGCGAGTTTCATTTTTATTTCAAAAAAATGCTTAGACGAGCCGGGTTTGCAAAGGGGATGGCGACTGTTCCCCTTTGCTTTATAAAAAAGAAAGAACATATAAATTACAGAAAAAATATTCATTAATAACCACTATTTTATAAACCATAAATTTTTTACTGTTTTAAAGATAAAAAAGCCTGTTTCACAAATTTTTTTTTACAATCTATGAAACAGATTTTTTCAATTATTATTTTAATCTAAATATTTTTTATATTCATCAGTTAATTCTAATATTCTTTGTTGTATAAAACTAACCTCTGAGCTCACTCGAAATTGTTCAGCCGCACATAAATTAACAAAATAAACATCTTTTGTCAAATCTTTCAATCCTTCATAAAAGTTTTTTAACCAGTTTTCTTGTGAACTAACTAATTTTTGTTTTAATTTATAGTAACTTTCTCCACCTTTATCAAATTTTTGAATTAGTTTATTGTATATTTCAATCATTTTTTGATTTTCATTTTTCAATGTTTCTAAATGTTCTCTATCATTTTTGTCACATTGATTAAAATTTACTAATAATCTAATGCCTGGAAATTCTGAATTTGAAAAAGAAACTAAAGAAAATACCACAAATATAAAAATTATTTTTTTCATATTAATTATTCCTTTTATATTTTTATTCTTTTATTGCTCTTGTTGCCACAAAACTTGCAATATTAAGTTCATGCAGCCTTCCAAATCCATTTGTATCATCATAAATATCTGTTAGTCTAAATCCAGCCTTTAATTGTCCGCCTATCTGTTCTGATATTGTGTGGGAAAATTGAATTCCACAGTCCTGTTCTTCCAGCTGTTTTCTTTGCTCTTCATTCACTAATGGGTTGAATGGAAGACTATTGATGATTTTTTCTTCCTTTTCATCTACAGTATAATTTGTTCCAATATCCAAGCCGCACAATAAAATTCCACCTTTTTTCAAAATTCTATAGCATTCTTTAAATACCGGTTCAACTTTTTCGATATAGGAGTTGCTTACCGGATGAAAAATTATGTCAAAACTATTGTCTGCAAATGGTAATTTTTTTGTCATATCGGCTTTGATAATTTCTATTTCATATTTTTCACGTTCTGCAACCATTTTTTCAGCTTCCAGCTGTTTATCTGAATAATCCAAAATAGTGCAGTTTGCACCCAAAGCAACAAATATAGGCATTTGCTGTCCACCACCAGAAGCCAGTCCTAATATTTTTTTATCTTTTAAGTTTCCAAACCATTCATGAGGCACAGGGTTTACTGGTGTTAAGAGGACATCCCAATTACCATTTTTGGCATTTAAATACGTTTCATGGCTAATTGGCTGTCCCCATTCCCAGCCTTCTTCAATCCATCGGTCAATTGTTTCTGCATTTATTTCCTGATAAGATTTTGTCATTTTTATTCCTTTTTTTAATTATTAAATTTTATTTTTCATATGGTAATCCTGAGGCTTTCGGCGCTTTCGATTTCCCTACAAATCCAACTAATGCCAATAAAGTCAGAACGTATGGTATCATTGTCAAAAATTGCTGAGATATTGGCAGTCCGATTGTTTTTGAAACATCTGCAAATGCTTGTCCGAAAGCAAATAATAGGCTTGCTAAAATTGCTCCTATTGGATTCCATTTTCCAAAAATCATTGCTGCCAAGGCGATATATCCACGCCCTGCTGACATGTTGTTTGAAAAAGACGGAAGCAGTACAGCTGTAAGATAAGCCCCACCAAGCCCTGCTAATGCACCTGATATAAGCACAGCGATATATCTTGTCTTGTAAACACTTATTCCAACTGTATCAGCCGCTAATGGATGTTCTCCAACTGAACGGATTCTCAAACCTAAAACAGTTTTATACAAAAAGAAATACATTGCTATGGCAACCGCATAAATCAGTATTATCATTAATGGACGATTTGCCAATGATTTTGCTAATGGAGTACTTCCAGCAGTTTTAAAGATAGTTTTTATTAAATATGAAGTTATTGCAGCCGCAAACAGATTTATTGCAACTCCACTTATAATTTGATTTCCTCTAAGGTTGATACTAATTACTGCATGAATTAGCGAAATTAGAATTCCCACTATTATTCCAAAAATTATTCCTAAATATGGATTCCCTGTAGTTATATTAGCAACTGCTGTTGCAAATGCTGAACTTAGCATAATTCCTTCAAGTCCAATATTAACAATTCCACTTCTTTCAGAAATACACGCTCCTACGGCTGTTATAAGAATTGGAGGTGCTATTATTATTGTCTGCTGTAATAAATTAAATATTTGTTGTAATATATTCATTTTATTTTTCCTTTCTGACTCAATATTTTTTATTTAAATAACTAAATTTATGCCATTTTCTTTTTGTTAAGCATAAATTTGAATAAATTTTCTGATGCTACAAAAATAATGATTAACGCTTGTACAATAAATACAATATCCTTGTCAATCTGGTATCTTTGCTGCAACATTTGTCCCCCAACTTCAAGTGCCGCATAAAATATAGCCGCAACTAATATTCCAAATGGGTTATTTTTTCCAAGAAGTGCTACTGCAAGTCCTGTAAATCCATAATCTCCCATTATTAGTTCAGTATATGTGTACTGAGAAGCTCCACCTAAAACACGTTCAGCTCCTCCAAGTCCAGCACACGCTCCAGCGATTCCCATTGCCAAAAACATAATGTATTTCGGATTAATTCCTGCATTTTCAGCAACTGTATCACTTTGTCCAACTGCTTTTATTTCATATCCTTTTTTGAAATATTTGAAAAAGAAAAATATTCCTATTGTCAGAAGAATTGCAATTACAAAACCAAAATTCAAGTTCTGTTTTGTAACTTTTGCAAAAAGTAACGGCAATCTGGCTCCTTCAAAAACACGTGGCGATTGTGTATTTTGTGTAGTTGTATCTTTTAAAATTCCGTTTAACAGGAAATTTTGCACTTCAATCATGATATAGTTTAACATAATTGTACTGATTACTTCATTCACTCCAAACTTTGCACGTAACAGTCCAGCTACTCCAGCCCATAAAAATCCTGCGATTATAGCTACAAGTATTACAACAAATACATTTCCAAAAACATAATTTTTAAATGTAATTCCCCAGAAAGTTGCAGCGAGTCCCCCAGCAACCATTTGCCCTTGCATTCCAATATTAAATAATCCCGCTTTAAAGGCTACCATTGTCGCAAGTGCCGAAAATATTAATGGCGTTGCAATAAATAATGTTTTTGCAAGTCCACTAAAGAATGGTGATCTTGGAGAAGCCTGATAAAAAGCTGCTCTCATCATATCAATGTAGGCTGTAAACGGATTTACACCTTTCGTCATCATTATTATTCCACCAATAATTAATGCGATTAATACTGCAATTATAGACGGTAGAAAATCCTTTATCTTATATTTAATCATCTATTTTCCCTCCTGCCATTAATATTCCTAATTTTTCTGTTGTTGCATCTTTTCTATCCAGAATTCCTACAATTTTTCCTGAATACATTACGGCTATTCTGTCACTCAAAGCCATTACTTCTGACAGTTCTGCAGAAACAACCATTATTGCTTTTTTCTTAGTTTTTTCATTTAAAATTGTATTGTGAATCATTTCTATTGCTCCTATATCGACTCCCCTTGTAGGCTGCGCCGCAATAATAAATTTGTTTTCACGTTCCAGCTCTCTTGCTACAACAACTTTCTGCTGATTTCCACCAGATAATCCACCAAACTTGATTTTTCCATCTGTAGGTCTAATATCGTATTTTTCTATATATTCATTAGTTTTTCTTTCAATTTCACTATAATTAAGCAGTAGCCCTTTAGAATACAAATCCTGAAGTCCCAAAGCCATATTTTCCTCTATTGTAAAATCATCAATAGTTGCTCGTTTATGTCTATTTTCAGGTATATGGGAAAGCCCTTTTTCCTTGATAAGTTTAGGTGTCTTGTTTTCCAGCTCATCATTATTTATATAATACGTTCCACCATCAACTTTTACAAGCCCTGCCAAAGCCTCAATAAGTTCAGTTTGTCCATTTCCTTCTACTCCAGCAATTCCCAGTACTTCACCTTCATGTATTTCAAACGAAACACCTTTAACTTTTTCAATGCCTCCACTTTTTACAGTCAGATTATCAACTTTTACAACCACATTTCCAAGTTTTACATCTGGACGTTTCACTTCAAACAATACCACACGTCCAACCATAAGGTTTGCGATTTTTTCCTTTGTTGCTTCTGTAGTTTTCAATCCTCCAACATCGCTTCCACGTCGAATAACTGTTATATTATCTGATAAATCAAGTACTTCCTGCAATTTATGTGAAATAAAGATAATTGTTTTTCCTTCTTTTATAAGGTTTCTCATAATCTCATAAAGCTCTTTTACTTCCTGTGGTGTAAGCACCGCACTTGGCTCATCGAATACAAGTAATTCTGCTCCTTTAAATAATACTTTTAAAATCTCAATTCTTTGATGAATCCCAACTGACAGATCCGATATTTTTGCATCTGGATCAATGTTCAGCCCATATTTTTCAGAAACTTCCCTAACCTGCTTTCTCGCAGTATTTAGGTCAAAAAATACTCCACCTTTTGTAGGTTCAAATCCTAGAACCATATTTTCAGCAACTGTCAATGTGTCAACTAGCATAAAATGCTGATAAACCATTCCAATTCCCAAGTTTGCCGCAGTCGTAGGACTTTCAATATCAATTTTTTCCCCTTTATAAAAAATCTCACCAGAAGTCGGAGAATACAATCCATTCAAAATCTTCATAAGCGTAGACTTACCTGCTCCATTTTCCCCAACAATTGCATGAATCTCCCCTTTTTTTACTTTTAGCGTAATATCATCATTTGCGACAATTTTTCCGCCCAAAAACTCTTTCCGTATATTTTTCATTTCCAAAATATATTCGCTCATCTTTCCTCCTACTTCTTAAGATTTTATTTGTTCAATATTTTTTTCATAAAAATCATTCATCCAAAAAATTTTTTTACACTTTACATTTTTCAATTATTTTTATAAACAATCATTGTTTCTTTTGTTTTTATATTCTTTATATTTCAAGTGTTATTTTAATTAAAAAATTATAAGTACTCAAAAAAACTTTTAAAAACTATAAACAAAAAATAAAAAAACTGTCGTTAATAAAAAAAAATCTAAAATTTAAAGATAAAAAAATAGACGAATGAATGATTTGGAATTCGTATTAAACAAATTTATTATTTATATTATAAAAATATAATTTTAAAAAAAATCTGACACGTAATAATTAGAATTTGTCTTCAACAAATCAAGTACTGCTATTGGTTTTTTAACTACATTTATCTTGTAATCCTTGTAATAATACTTAGGGTTTTTTCCGCCAATAAACACAACTGTATTGTTTTCATTATAAGTATACCCTGTATATTCGTCATTTTCAAGCAGCAATGGCGATCTTTTTAATTTTAATTTATTTTTAGCAAGTTCTTCAATTATATCATTAGGAAAACCTGTTAGATAAACATTCCTTTGAAGCTCTGGCAACACAGCTTGATCCTCTAGTTTATCAGAAAGAACAATATCCTTATCAAATTTATAAATTGAATCATCTTTAAATTTATTTAATCCAGAATTTTCATAAGTTTCCTTTATAAAAAATTCAACATTCGACTTTTCAAAGTTTTCCACAACTTCTTTTCTATGATTTCTCAATTCTTCAATTAAAAATTCCTTGTCAAGTTCAGAATAAACATTTGTCGGATTAAAATCAGTTTTATTTAAAAGCTCATAAAGTACATAAATCTGTCTATTTAAATATTCCTGATCTGTCCCTAGATATTCGGTCAAATTAGCACCTGCTGACATTGCAACCATCTGCTGTCTATAATACTCATCCAAAGAAGAGGCCGGCAATTCCAAGATTTTTTCTTCTTCTGAAAGCTGATCAATTTTTATATCCTGCATTTCTTGATAAAATCTATTTTCCAGAAGCAATGAATATTTTTTTCCTTTTTTTATATTTTTCAGAAAAGTGTTAAATTCATTGTAAAATCTATTTTTTCCAAATAAATCTGTCGGATAAGTAATTTCAAACAATTTTATCTCATACCGCCCTGGTATAACCTTCCGCATTTTCTCTTCCCCATCAATCATCACTTTTACCTGATTAAATCGTGGCTTTTCTTCTTCCTTCCATTTTATCTCCTTTTTTATCTTATCAAAAAGAGCAAAACTCGTCATAGTGCATCCTAGCAACATCAAAATTATTAATTTTTTCAAGTTTTTCCTCCTAATATTTTTATAAATTTTCTTTTATCGAAATAGCAATATTTTCTGGCACAACTTCCATCAGTTCCTCCAATGTTGCATTTCGTATATTTTTTATCAATCCAAATTTTTTTATTAATTCCTTTTTACGCTTTGGTCCAACTCCTGCAATATCGTCCAATGCACTTTTTACATTTCGTTTGCTTCGTAATTTTCTATGGCGAGTAATTCCAAACCTATGGGCTTCATCCCGTAATCTTTGCAAAATTTTCAATGTTTCGTCTGTCTTTTCAAATAAATAAGGTTCGCTTTCATAACTTTTAAAAATTTCCTCTTCCCTTTTTGCGATCCCAATTACATCGGTATGTTCTATTTTCCCAAGTTTTTCCAGCACATCTACAGCTACACCAAGCTGTCCTTTTCCACCATCAATTAGAATCAAGTTCGGCATTTGATCATTTTCCATTTTGGAATACCTTCGTGTCAATGCTTCCCGCATCATTAAAAAATCATCAGGCGTGTCTTTTACGGTAATCTTAAAATGTCTATATTCCTTTGGCGTTGTTTCTCCATCAAGTGCCACCGTCATAGCCGCAACCGCATCTTTTCCTTGAATATTTGAAATATCAAAACATTCAATTCGGTAAGGCAAACTTTTCAATCGCAATTCTTTTTTTAAATTACGCAATCCTTCCTGAACCATACGACGTTTTCTGTAGTATTTATCCACTTCTTCACGCAGATTTAAATACCCCATTTCTAATAGCTGCAATCTTCGGCTATTTATTTTTGGAAAATGAAATTTTATTTCCCTATGTTTTTCAATTTTTGCCCATTCTTTTATTAAAAGTTCGCTTGACATAAATCTCTCATCACAAATAATATGCTTTGGAATATTCCTTTTTTCATAGTACGAAGTAATTAATCGCTCGAACAGATTCTCTTCCTGACTTCTCTCCATCGAAATTATTGTATGGTTTTTATTAATAACCTTCCCTTCCCGAATATTCAGCACACACAAAAACACATTTTCTCTTTTTTCCTCGAACACAAAAACATCTTCGTCAATTTCCTTACTGTATTCAATAATTTGAGTTTCCAACATTTTTTTCATCACAGCCAGTTTTTCACGTTCAGTAATCGCACGCTCAAATTCCATTTCATCACTAAACTTTTTCATTCGGCTTTCCAGCATTTCAATAACTTTGTCAGAATGCCCCTTCAAAAAATTTTTAAAATTTTTGACATTTGTGCTGTATTCATCTTGAATATCCTTGTATTT
This is a stretch of genomic DNA from Leptotrichia hofstadii. It encodes these proteins:
- a CDS encoding ABC transporter ATP-binding protein; protein product: MSEYILEMKNIRKEFLGGKIVANDDITLKVKKGEIHAIVGENGAGKSTLMKILNGLYSPTSGEIFYKGEKIDIESPTTAANLGIGMVYQHFMLVDTLTVAENMVLGFEPTKGGVFFDLNTARKQVREVSEKYGLNIDPDAKISDLSVGIHQRIEILKVLFKGAELLVFDEPSAVLTPQEVKELYEIMRNLIKEGKTIIFISHKLQEVLDLSDNITVIRRGSDVGGLKTTEATKEKIANLMVGRVVLFEVKRPDVKLGNVVVKVDNLTVKSGGIEKVKGVSFEIHEGEVLGIAGVEGNGQTELIEALAGLVKVDGGTYYINNDELENKTPKLIKEKGLSHIPENRHKRATIDDFTIEENMALGLQDLYSKGLLLNYSEIERKTNEYIEKYDIRPTDGKIKFGGLSGGNQQKVVVARELERENKFIIAAQPTRGVDIGAIEMIHNTILNEKTKKKAIMVVSAELSEVMALSDRIAVMYSGKIVGILDRKDATTEKLGILMAGGKIDD
- a CDS encoding ABC transporter permease, with the protein product MIKYKIKDFLPSIIAVLIALIIGGIIMMTKGVNPFTAYIDMMRAAFYQASPRSPFFSGLAKTLFIATPLIFSALATMVAFKAGLFNIGMQGQMVAGGLAATFWGITFKNYVFGNVFVVILVAIIAGFLWAGVAGLLRAKFGVNEVISTIMLNYIMIEVQNFLLNGILKDTTTQNTQSPRVFEGARLPLLFAKVTKQNLNFGFVIAILLTIGIFFFFKYFKKGYEIKAVGQSDTVAENAGINPKYIMFLAMGIAGACAGLGGAERVLGGASQYTYTELIMGDYGFTGLAVALLGKNNPFGILVAAIFYAALEVGGQMLQQRYQIDKDIVFIVQALIIIFVASENLFKFMLNKKKMA
- a CDS encoding class I SAM-dependent methyltransferase, whose translation is MTKSYQEINAETIDRWIEEGWEWGQPISHETYLNAKNGNWDVLLTPVNPVPHEWFGNLKDKKILGLASGGGQQMPIFVALGANCTILDYSDKQLEAEKMVAEREKYEIEIIKADMTKKLPFADNSFDIIFHPVSNSYIEKVEPVFKECYRILKKGGILLCGLDIGTNYTVDEKEEKIINSLPFNPLVNEEQRKQLEEQDCGIQFSHTISEQIGGQLKAGFRLTDIYDDTNGFGRLHELNIASFVATRAIKE
- a CDS encoding ABC transporter permease, with protein sequence MNILQQIFNLLQQTIIIAPPILITAVGACISERSGIVNIGLEGIMLSSAFATAVANITTGNPYLGIIFGIIVGILISLIHAVISINLRGNQIISGVAINLFAAAITSYLIKTIFKTAGSTPLAKSLANRPLMIILIYAVAIAMYFFLYKTVLGLRIRSVGEHPLAADTVGISVYKTRYIAVLISGALAGLGGAYLTAVLLPSFSNNMSAGRGYIALAAMIFGKWNPIGAILASLLFAFGQAFADVSKTIGLPISQQFLTMIPYVLTLLALVGFVGKSKAPKASGLPYEK
- the uvrC gene encoding excinuclease ABC subunit UvrC; protein product: MEEEIKSPIKYKDIPTHPGVYLMKNARGKIIYVGKAKNLQNRVKSYFVNVNSHNQKTLELVKNIRDIEFFICKSEVEALILENNLIKKNKPKYNILLKDEKTYPYIKFTKEKFPKVEIVRSTKKLNENAEYFGPYPMGIFFAMKSLIKIFPVRDCNRNMDKITKPCLKYYMKTCPAPCKYKDIQDEYSTNVKNFKNFLKGHSDKVIEMLESRMKKFSDEMEFERAITEREKLAVMKKMLETQIIEYSKEIDEDVFVFEEKRENVFLCVLNIREGKVINKNHTIISMERSQEENLFERLITSYYEKRNIPKHIICDERFMSSELLIKEWAKIEKHREIKFHFPKINSRRLQLLEMGYLNLREEVDKYYRKRRMVQEGLRNLKKELRLKSLPYRIECFDISNIQGKDAVAAMTVALDGETTPKEYRHFKITVKDTPDDFLMMREALTRRYSKMENDQMPNLILIDGGKGQLGVAVDVLEKLGKIEHTDVIGIAKREEEIFKSYESEPYLFEKTDETLKILQRLRDEAHRFGITRHRKLRSKRNVKSALDDIAGVGPKRKKELIKKFGLIKNIRNATLEELMEVVPENIAISIKENL